AAGATAAACTGACCTATGTTGTCGTCTGCTTCCTTATCTTCATTCCCAATTCGTCAAACGCCATTCATAAGGAGAATTTCATTACATGTTTTTTGATACATTTGGAACAGATGCATTTTTATTATTAGTCGCTTTCCTGCTGTTCAGCGGAATCTTCGCCGCTAAGTTTTCCAACAGGTGGGGTGTACCTTCCCTCATCTTGTTCATCATCGTAGGTATGCTTGTAGGAAGTGACGGACTCGGAATCATTTATTTCGATAACGCAGATACAGCTCAGCTTATCGGTGTGCTGGCTTTGGTGATCATCTTATTTGAAGGTGGTCTGCATACGAAATGGGCAACGGTCCGTTCGGTAGCCGTGCCCTCTCTATCACTCGCTACCGTGGGAGTCTTAGTAACCTCCTCGACGATTGGAGTCGCTGCCTATCTCCTCTTCGATTTAACATTACTGGAAGGTCTCCTTCTAGGTGCTATTGTTGGATCGACAGACGCCGCCGCGGTTTTTGCGGCTTTGAAAGAAAGAAATATAAAGGCAAAGATGGGTGCCACATTGGAAGCAGAATCAGGAACCAATGATCCGATGGCCGTTTTCCTCACGCTTTCATTCATTGAGCTGATCACCAAGCCGGATGGTTCGATCTGGATGCTGATCCCGACCTTTTTTCTCCAAATGGGGATAGGTCTCGTGTTGGGGATCATTTTTGGGAGGCTCGCTTCTTATTCCATCAATAATATTAAACTAGGGTCCAGCGCATTATACCCTATTCTTTCGGTAGCCTTCGCCCTGATTACTTATGGGATTACGGCATTCGTCGGGGGAAGTGGATTCCTAGCCGTTTATATTGCTGCCCTTGTTATAGGAAACAGGGAGCTTACGTACCGTTATTCCATCTTTCAATTCAATGAAGGATTCGCCTGGATGGCTCAGATCCTTATGTTCATCATCTTGGGACTTCTCGCGTTCCCGGAGCAGGTTTTCTCTTCTGCTGTCATCGTAGATGGCTTGATTCTCTCCATCCTGTTGATTGTCGTCGCCCGTCCGCTCGCCGTTTTCTTATCCTTGATCAAGCTAAAGTATTCCGTCAAGGAGAAGCTCTTCATTTCATGGGCGGGATTGCGCGGAGCCGTACCGATTGTGCTCGCTACCTTTCCGATTGTAGAAGGTTTGGAGAACAGTCAAATCATCTTCAATATCGTCTTCTTCATCGTTCTGACCTCTGCTCTCGTGCAAGGGGCCAGCATCTCTTGGGTGGCCAAGAAGCTGGACTTGGTCGGACCTCAGAAAGATGTACCGCACCACTCGATCGAGCTTATATCGATGGGGAAAGCGGCCGCTGAAATGGTGCAGTTCCAAACGAGCGAAGAATCCGCGCTTGTCGGCCAGAAATTGAAAGAATTGACGCTGCCGAATCATTCAAATATTAACGCAATCATCAGAGACAACCAGGTCATCACCCCCTATGGCGAGACCGTGATTCAAGCCGGCGACTTCCTATATATTCTCGTCGAATCTAAATATAAAGATCAGTTAAAAAAACGCTTGGAGCAGCGAGCATCAAAAAAAGATCGAGGATAGATAAAAGAGCGAAGCCTGACGGCTCCGCTCTTTTTTACCTTATAATTCAGCTCAGCCGCTTCTCAGGAGCCGCTTTCACTTTTTCCGTCGCGTCGATGAACAACTTCAACGTCGAAGATACTGTCGATACATCCACCAGTCCGTCCTCACTGTCTTTCACTTTATCAAGCTGAAGCAGGAGATAATCATCGTATCCCTGCAGCTGCAGCTGGCCCGCGCAAATTTTCCCTTTCAAAGACAAAATTTGTTCGTGTAGTCTTTCCCGCTCCATGCAGATCACTCCCTCATATTAGAAAGATTATATCTGCTATTCTTGCCAACTATGACTACTCTTAACCAAAACAAGACAAAACGCCCGGATAAATATCCGGACGTTCCCTGTCTTAATCTTCAAGTGGATTCAAGCTTTCTTCCCCGGTCATACCGGCAATCATGTCGACGAGAAGCTCAATCTCCTCTTCTATATCCTTCATGCTTACTGTTTCAACTGGAGAGTGCATATAACGGAGGGGTAAAGAGACGAGACTGACCGGTACTCCACTTCCCGTCAACCGCATCTTATCCGCATCGGTGCCTGTCATCCTTGGTGTCAATTCGTACTGGACGTCCATGTTCAACTTTTTGGCCGAGCGTTCCAGCCATTTGTTGATCTTACGGTTGATCGGCGCTCCCTTGGCAAGAACCGGTCCACCATCGAGCCGGACGTCTCCATATTTGCTTTTATTTACTCCAGGGTAGTCCGTGGCAAACGTCACGTCGCAGGCGATCGCCATGTTCGGCTGTATGCCCGCTGCTGCGAAGTACGCACCACCCATGTTCGTTTCTTCATTGACCGTGCTCGCCGCATAAACACCTACACGGAGCTTCTTGTCCTTTAACCGTCGTAAAACTTCCCCAACGATGAACTGCCCCGTTCTATTATCCAGTCCACGACCTGCTATGTAACGATCCATAAGTATCTCAGGCTCTCGTTTGTAGACAGCAAGATCGCCAATCTGCACGTACTCTGCGATTTCATCCTTGGATTTTGCTCCACAATCGATAAAGAGATCTTCCACACCGAAATCCCCTTTTAAGCCTCCGTGGTGCTGCGCATTGACGCCGATCACTCCTGTCAGCTCCTTTTCTTCCCCAAGGACTCTCACTTTCATACCGACAGCTGCTTTCGGATTGATGCCTCCCATTTTATCAAAATGGAGATATCCTTGTTCATCAATCCTGTTGATGACTAATGCAATTTCATCACAGTGACCTGCAAGCAGGATCTTGAAGTCCGCATCCGGGTTAAGGACTGCAATCGCATTACCGGCATTATCGGTTCTTATCTCATCCGCTGCTTCTTCCATATCCGCAATCCATTTCTTCTGTATCTCCATCTCCATGCTGGAGGGGGACGGGGTAGTCAATAGTTCCATTAAGAAATTAAGTCGATCTTCATTCATAATTACTCCTCCTTCACCTTTCCATCATATCAAAAATAACGGGGAAAACATTAATCGGATGCATATTCCTTTGCGGGAACGGGAACAAGACCTTGTATGGATTTTTTGAGGAGGAATTAG
This sequence is a window from Bacillus sp. SB49. Protein-coding genes within it:
- a CDS encoding potassium/proton antiporter; translation: MFFDTFGTDAFLLLVAFLLFSGIFAAKFSNRWGVPSLILFIIVGMLVGSDGLGIIYFDNADTAQLIGVLALVIILFEGGLHTKWATVRSVAVPSLSLATVGVLVTSSTIGVAAYLLFDLTLLEGLLLGAIVGSTDAAAVFAALKERNIKAKMGATLEAESGTNDPMAVFLTLSFIELITKPDGSIWMLIPTFFLQMGIGLVLGIIFGRLASYSINNIKLGSSALYPILSVAFALITYGITAFVGGSGFLAVYIAALVIGNRELTYRYSIFQFNEGFAWMAQILMFIILGLLAFPEQVFSSAVIVDGLILSILLIVVARPLAVFLSLIKLKYSVKEKLFISWAGLRGAVPIVLATFPIVEGLENSQIIFNIVFFIVLTSALVQGASISWVAKKLDLVGPQKDVPHHSIELISMGKAAAEMVQFQTSEESALVGQKLKELTLPNHSNINAIIRDNQVITPYGETVIQAGDFLYILVESKYKDQLKKRLEQRASKKDRG
- a CDS encoding M20/M25/M40 family metallo-hydrolase codes for the protein MNEDRLNFLMELLTTPSPSSMEMEIQKKWIADMEEAADEIRTDNAGNAIAVLNPDADFKILLAGHCDEIALVINRIDEQGYLHFDKMGGINPKAAVGMKVRVLGEEKELTGVIGVNAQHHGGLKGDFGVEDLFIDCGAKSKDEIAEYVQIGDLAVYKREPEILMDRYIAGRGLDNRTGQFIVGEVLRRLKDKKLRVGVYAASTVNEETNMGGAYFAAAGIQPNMAIACDVTFATDYPGVNKSKYGDVRLDGGPVLAKGAPINRKINKWLERSAKKLNMDVQYELTPRMTGTDADKMRLTGSGVPVSLVSLPLRYMHSPVETVSMKDIEEEIELLVDMIAGMTGEESLNPLED